A region from the Bacteroidota bacterium genome encodes:
- a CDS encoding efflux RND transporter permease subunit, translated as MENNNEQLIRNFGPTTWALKNANTIFLLILILGSFGLFTYRSLPKELFPDIVIPTVMVQTIYPGNPPLDIENLITRELEKEIESVKGIKKMTSLSSQDASSIFVEFNTDVDIKTALQDVKDAVDKAKSNLPDDLPDDPMVSDIDFSEFPIININLSGDFSINELKGFAELLEDEIESFPEISKVEITGITDREVKVMVDPYKLQAVDLSFNDIESAIRNENMSMSGGELLTGGIRRALRISGEFTDVREIENIIIKHEDQHIVYLRDVADVEFGFEEPDSFARLDHQPVVSLQVVKKSGENLLNATDKIFRLIERARNENLLPSNLRLTLTNDQSEQIKLQLSNLENSMIMGIIFVVFVLFFFMGTRNAVFVGISIPLSMFISFVVMGLLDYQINMIVLFSLILALGMLVDNAIVVVENIYRFVEEGKPIAQAAREAVGEIAVPIISSTATTLAAFFPLLFWESIIGEFMKYLPLTLIITLTSSLFTALVLVPVIMQRFFKNEDPSEKPNTRKSLIVAGAMLLLAVPFFVAGNNTPGSLLVIFALIGLANLLFLNRLALWFQQVFLTWLEKAYLATLRLALRGRNSYYVILATFVLLVLATGFYFGTNPKVIFFPSGEPKYINVLVELPLGTDIRFTDSAIRTVEDRVYELIEPERHIVKSVLTNVGKGAVSENEGFSGRGGGPNRAMITVTFENFEDRGGISTANILKRLGDSLIGRYPGMQISVEKQNEGPPVGKPINIEVSGRDFNKLLSITDTLTTLIENSGIRGIEGLQIDLDLGKPELLVHIDRERARRFGLSTGQVASTIRTALFGSEVSNFKVGEDDYPIQVRMKDEYRYNLATLLNQSITFRDQASGRIVKVPISAVADVQLTSTYGAINRINRERVITIYSNVLEGYNPTEINNQIRNVIDSYDFPDGYRYAFTGEQQEQAESMGFLINALLIAIAIILLILVGQFNSVIKPFIIMTTVLLSTIGVFGGLATFRMEFVVIMTGIGIVSLAGVVVNNGIVLIDYINLLRNKRKLELGLKITDDLPREESLERIVEAGRTRLRPVLLTAITTILGLFPLAIGINIDFLSLFENFDPKIYFGGDNALFWSPMSWTVIFGLSFATFLTLVLVPSMYHALYLVKIKVKNAFAARDTK; from the coding sequence ATGGAAAACAACAACGAACAGCTCATCCGCAATTTTGGGCCAACCACCTGGGCGCTCAAAAATGCCAATACAATCTTTCTGCTCATCCTCATCCTTGGTTCATTTGGCCTCTTCACCTACCGCTCGCTTCCAAAAGAACTCTTTCCGGATATCGTCATCCCCACGGTGATGGTACAAACCATCTATCCCGGCAACCCACCCCTTGATATCGAGAACCTGATCACCCGCGAACTCGAAAAAGAAATCGAATCGGTGAAAGGCATCAAAAAGATGACCTCGCTGTCGAGCCAGGATGCATCGAGCATTTTTGTGGAATTCAACACCGATGTGGATATCAAAACTGCCCTGCAAGATGTAAAAGACGCAGTGGACAAGGCAAAAAGCAACCTGCCCGACGACCTGCCCGACGACCCCATGGTGTCGGACATCGACTTTTCCGAATTCCCCATCATCAACATCAACCTATCCGGCGATTTCAGCATTAACGAGTTGAAAGGTTTTGCCGAACTCCTGGAAGACGAGATCGAGTCTTTTCCCGAGATTTCGAAAGTCGAAATTACCGGCATCACCGACAGAGAAGTGAAGGTCATGGTTGACCCCTACAAGCTTCAGGCTGTTGATTTGAGCTTCAACGATATTGAGTCGGCTATCAGAAACGAGAACATGTCAATGTCGGGGGGCGAACTGCTCACGGGGGGCATCCGGCGCGCCTTGCGCATCAGCGGCGAATTTACCGATGTGCGCGAGATAGAAAACATTATCATAAAACATGAAGACCAACATATTGTCTATCTGCGCGATGTGGCCGACGTGGAGTTTGGTTTTGAAGAACCAGATAGTTTCGCCCGCCTCGATCACCAGCCTGTAGTCAGCCTTCAGGTAGTGAAAAAAAGCGGTGAAAACCTGCTCAATGCCACCGATAAAATTTTCCGCCTGATCGAAAGGGCGCGCAACGAAAACCTGCTGCCTTCCAACCTGCGCCTGACCCTCACCAACGACCAGAGCGAACAAATCAAGCTGCAGCTCAGCAACCTCGAAAACAGCATGATCATGGGAATCATCTTCGTGGTTTTTGTACTGTTTTTCTTCATGGGTACCCGCAATGCCGTCTTTGTGGGCATCAGTATTCCGCTCTCGATGTTCATTTCGTTTGTGGTGATGGGGCTGCTTGATTATCAAATCAATATGATTGTGCTGTTCAGCCTCATTCTTGCCCTGGGTATGCTGGTGGACAACGCCATCGTAGTGGTCGAAAACATCTATCGCTTTGTGGAGGAAGGCAAACCCATAGCTCAGGCAGCCCGCGAAGCCGTGGGCGAAATTGCGGTGCCCATCATCTCGTCCACTGCCACCACACTGGCAGCATTTTTTCCGCTGCTCTTCTGGGAAAGTATCATCGGAGAGTTCATGAAATACCTGCCCCTGACGCTGATCATCACGCTCACCTCCTCACTGTTTACTGCACTGGTGCTTGTGCCGGTCATTATGCAGCGCTTTTTCAAAAACGAGGACCCCAGCGAAAAACCCAATACCAGAAAAAGTCTCATTGTGGCTGGTGCCATGCTTTTGCTGGCAGTGCCATTTTTTGTGGCCGGGAACAACACTCCGGGAAGCCTGCTGGTCATCTTTGCCTTAATTGGCCTGGCAAACTTACTGTTTCTTAATCGTTTAGCCTTATGGTTCCAACAGGTTTTCCTCACATGGCTCGAAAAAGCCTATCTGGCCACCTTGCGCCTTGCGCTCAGGGGTCGAAATTCCTATTATGTCATCCTGGCCACCTTTGTACTGCTTGTTTTGGCCACGGGTTTCTATTTCGGTACCAACCCAAAAGTCATTTTCTTCCCTTCGGGTGAGCCCAAGTACATCAATGTGCTGGTCGAACTTCCGCTGGGCACAGATATCAGATTTACAGATTCAGCAATACGCACCGTCGAAGACAGGGTTTATGAGCTTATTGAACCAGAGCGGCATATTGTGAAATCGGTGCTAACCAATGTCGGCAAAGGCGCTGTATCGGAAAATGAGGGATTCAGTGGTCGAGGAGGCGGCCCAAACCGCGCAATGATTACCGTGACATTCGAAAACTTTGAAGATCGTGGCGGCATCAGCACCGCAAACATTCTCAAGCGCCTGGGCGACAGCCTCATCGGTCGTTATCCCGGCATGCAGATCTCGGTTGAGAAACAAAACGAAGGTCCGCCCGTGGGTAAACCTATCAATATTGAGGTGAGCGGCCGCGACTTCAACAAACTGCTCAGCATTACCGACACGCTCACTACCTTGATCGAAAATTCGGGCATCCGCGGCATCGAAGGTCTGCAAATCGACCTCGACCTGGGTAAACCTGAGCTTCTGGTTCACATCGACCGCGAGCGCGCACGCAGGTTTGGGCTGTCCACAGGCCAGGTAGCCAGCACCATACGCACTGCATTGTTTGGCTCCGAAGTATCCAACTTCAAAGTTGGCGAAGACGATTACCCCATTCAGGTGCGCATGAAAGACGAATATCGCTACAACCTTGCCACCCTGCTCAACCAAAGCATCACTTTCCGCGACCAGGCCAGCGGCCGCATTGTGAAAGTACCCATCTCGGCTGTGGCCGATGTGCAACTCACCTCCACCTACGGGGCCATCAACCGCATCAACCGCGAACGCGTCATCACCATTTATTCGAATGTTCTCGAAGGGTACAACCCCACAGAAATCAACAACCAGATCCGCAATGTGATCGACAGCTACGATTTCCCCGACGGTTATCGCTACGCCTTTACCGGCGAGCAACAGGAGCAGGCCGAGTCGATGGGCTTTCTGATCAATGCCCTGCTCATCGCCATTGCAATTATCCTGCTCATTCTGGTAGGGCAATTCAACTCGGTCATCAAACCTTTCATCATCATGACAACAGTGCTGCTCAGCACGATTGGGGTGTTTGGCGGCCTGGCCACCTTTCGTATGGAGTTTGTGGTGATTATGACCGGTATTGGCATTGTTTCGCTTGCTGGCGTGGTAGTGAACAACGGTATTGTGCTAATTGACTATATCAATCTGCTGCGCAACAAGCGCAAGCTGGAACTGGGCCTCAAAATCACCGACGATCTTCCGCGCGAAGAATCGCTCGAGCGCATCGTCGAAGCAGGCCGTACCCGTCTGCGACCGGTCTTGCTCACCGCCATCACCACCATTCTGGGTCTTTTCCCTCTCGCCATTGGCATCAATATCGACTTTTTGAGCCTGTTCGAAAACTTCGACCCAAAAATCTATTTCGGTGGGGATAATGCCCTGTTCTGGAGCCCCATGTCGTGGACCGTCATCTTTGGTTTGAGTTTTGCCACTTTCCTCACCCTGGTGCTCGTGCCTTCGATGTATCATGCGCTTTATCTGGTCAAGATTAAAGTAAAAAACGCTTTTGCAGCCCGGGATACAAAATAG
- a CDS encoding efflux RND transporter periplasmic adaptor subunit produces the protein MKYKLIIAFSFAAILLSCSNGNNGKDAEKQLENYLKQQAELNAKIEALKQSGLGETRMAEVPVVTKTIEPTVFRHFFQASGTVVPMREAFISPEMSGQIREISVVEGQRVSRGQVLARLNTDVIAGNIAEVKTQLQLARDVFERQKRLWEQKIGSELQYLQAKNNLSALEDRLKTLEAQLDMAIVRSPIDGVVEKINQKKGELAMPGVQLMYVVSLNPLLVKADISESHAGAIRVGEPVIMRFAAYPDMQITANISRVGNIVNKNNRTFEIEIQVTNPDLLLKPNMVAVIDINDFTAENSIVVPSRLIREDLKGKYLYVASEENGQRFARKRYINTDRLYLDSSRISEGLQAGDQIIVEGFNRVSDGSLLRVVSQMAS, from the coding sequence ATGAAATACAAACTCATCATTGCTTTTTCCTTTGCGGCCATATTGCTCTCCTGCAGCAACGGCAACAACGGCAAGGACGCCGAAAAACAACTCGAAAACTATTTGAAGCAACAAGCCGAACTCAACGCCAAAATTGAAGCGCTGAAACAATCAGGTCTTGGCGAAACCCGCATGGCAGAAGTGCCGGTGGTGACCAAAACCATTGAACCCACGGTTTTCAGGCACTTTTTCCAGGCCAGCGGCACAGTTGTCCCCATGCGCGAAGCCTTTATCAGCCCTGAGATGAGCGGTCAGATCAGGGAAATCAGTGTGGTTGAAGGTCAGCGTGTCAGCCGGGGTCAGGTATTGGCCCGACTCAATACCGATGTGATTGCAGGCAACATTGCTGAGGTAAAAACCCAACTGCAGCTGGCCCGCGATGTTTTCGAACGCCAGAAAAGGCTCTGGGAACAAAAGATCGGATCGGAACTGCAATATCTTCAGGCAAAAAACAACCTGAGTGCCCTTGAAGACCGGCTCAAAACGCTTGAAGCACAGCTTGATATGGCCATCGTAAGGTCACCTATCGACGGTGTGGTTGAAAAAATCAATCAGAAAAAAGGCGAACTGGCCATGCCCGGGGTGCAATTGATGTATGTGGTTAGCCTGAACCCCTTGCTGGTCAAGGCCGACATCTCCGAAAGCCATGCCGGAGCCATACGCGTGGGCGAACCGGTAATTATGCGTTTTGCCGCCTATCCCGACATGCAAATCACGGCAAACATCTCGCGTGTGGGAAACATTGTAAACAAAAACAACCGCACTTTCGAGATTGAGATACAGGTAACTAATCCTGACCTCTTGCTCAAACCCAATATGGTGGCTGTGATCGACATCAACGACTTCACTGCCGAAAACAGCATAGTGGTGCCCTCACGCCTCATTCGTGAGGACCTGAAGGGGAAATACCTCTATGTGGCAAGCGAAGAAAACGGGCAACGCTTTGCCCGCAAACGCTACATAAATACCGATCGGCTGTATCTCGACAGCAGCCGCATTTCCGAAGGATTGCAAGCTGGTGACCAGATTATTGTAGAGGGATTCAACCGCGTGAGCGATGGAAGCCTCCTGCGTGTGGTATCGCAAATGGCAAGCTAA
- a CDS encoding TetR/AcrR family transcriptional regulator, translating to MNNDNRSQEIIVHAVEVFRRFGIKSVSMDDLARHMGMSKKTLYQHFDDKNQLVEVSMNHLIEADYCSMKNIEQQNLNAIDEMFALYRHASVNVRNHNPVLEYDLQRYFPNIYKRLRDRTRAQMHEIMLNNLRKGKAEGFYRSNLNENIIAKLFVLRMENLMHTDMVTTEELYSEAFFIETYRYHLFGILSEAGLQFIKQNYPDFFESNN from the coding sequence ATGAACAACGACAATCGCAGCCAGGAAATCATCGTTCATGCAGTGGAAGTGTTCAGGCGCTTTGGCATCAAAAGCGTGAGCATGGACGACCTTGCCCGGCATATGGGCATGTCGAAAAAGACACTTTACCAACACTTTGACGACAAAAACCAGCTGGTGGAGGTTTCGATGAATCACCTTATTGAGGCCGACTATTGTTCGATGAAAAACATCGAGCAGCAAAACCTCAATGCCATCGACGAAATGTTTGCCCTCTACCGGCACGCAAGCGTCAATGTGCGAAACCACAATCCTGTGCTTGAATACGATCTGCAACGCTACTTCCCGAATATCTACAAGAGACTACGCGACCGCACCCGCGCCCAGATGCACGAGATTATGCTCAACAACCTCAGGAAAGGGAAAGCCGAAGGCTTTTACCGCAGCAACCTCAACGAAAACATCATCGCAAAACTCTTTGTGCTCAGGATGGAAAACCTCATGCATACCGACATGGTAACAACCGAGGAGCTTTATTCCGAGGCTTTTTTCATCGAAACCTACCGCTACCATTTATTTGGCATCCTTTCGGAAGCCGGACTACAGTTTATCAAACAGAACTATCCCGATTTTTTTGAATCAAATAACTAA
- a CDS encoding TolC family protein has protein sequence MTHKNLLFALALLFSAIGVSAQQELRLSLDEAIAQGLKHNYSLQQAGIEVESARQKVRETTATGLPQANANISYNDNVSLPTTLLPGAFLGQDEPVAVRFGTRYSSTAGLTLNQLLFSGSYIVALQSSQAFLRQSEKNLVKTRIGVTKNIKDAYALVLATYENLRVIDSTLSITRDLARQTRIIVETGFGEETDLDQLLLMVDELETARNNVLSQVKIAENLLKFHLGIDPQTPVHLTDKLDDLVARFASEQLISQEFMINENIDYQLLKNQEQLAGLQLKLQKSAYLPTLSAFFNAQTNAQRPEWDFFDSKGRWYFSSVWGLSLNIPLWSSGERAARVRQAQLQLDAMKVAEASLRNNLGLQFQTSQNAFGNALRTTENTRRNKATAEKIYYRTSVKYTEGLASSLDVLNTHNQYLNAQTQYINATLDLLNKATELETLLAKP, from the coding sequence ATGACGCACAAAAACTTGTTATTTGCGCTCGCCTTGTTATTTTCAGCAATCGGGGTGTCAGCCCAGCAGGAGCTGCGCCTGAGCCTGGATGAGGCGATCGCACAGGGACTGAAGCACAACTACAGCCTTCAGCAGGCGGGAATAGAAGTTGAGTCGGCACGGCAGAAAGTGCGCGAAACCACTGCCACGGGTTTACCGCAAGCCAATGCCAACATCAGCTACAACGACAATGTGAGTTTGCCCACCACCCTGCTTCCGGGAGCTTTTCTTGGTCAGGACGAACCGGTGGCCGTACGATTCGGCACCCGATACAGCAGCACCGCAGGCCTGACACTTAATCAGCTGCTGTTCAGCGGCAGCTACATTGTGGCGCTGCAGTCGTCGCAGGCTTTCCTGAGGCAAAGTGAAAAAAACCTTGTCAAAACTCGCATCGGGGTGACCAAAAACATCAAAGATGCCTATGCCCTGGTACTGGCCACCTACGAAAACCTGAGGGTAATCGATTCAACGCTTAGCATCACCCGCGACCTTGCCCGCCAAACCCGCATCATTGTGGAAACCGGCTTTGGCGAGGAAACCGACCTTGACCAGCTTTTGCTGATGGTTGACGAACTGGAGACTGCACGCAACAATGTCCTGAGTCAGGTAAAAATCGCTGAAAACCTGCTGAAGTTTCACCTCGGCATCGATCCACAAACCCCGGTACATCTGACCGACAAGCTCGACGATCTCGTTGCACGTTTTGCCAGCGAACAGCTGATCAGCCAGGAGTTCATGATCAACGAAAACATTGATTATCAACTGCTCAAAAACCAGGAACAGTTGGCCGGGCTGCAGCTCAAACTTCAGAAAAGCGCCTATCTGCCCACACTTTCGGCATTTTTTAATGCCCAGACCAATGCCCAGCGGCCGGAGTGGGACTTTTTCGACAGCAAAGGCCGGTGGTATTTCAGCTCCGTTTGGGGCCTGTCGCTCAACATCCCCTTGTGGAGCAGCGGCGAGCGGGCAGCACGTGTGCGACAGGCTCAGTTGCAGCTCGATGCCATGAAAGTGGCCGAAGCCTCCTTGCGCAACAACCTTGGCCTTCAATTTCAAACCTCGCAAAACGCCTTCGGCAATGCGCTGCGCACCACCGAAAATACGAGAAGAAATAAAGCCACAGCCGAAAAAATCTACTACCGCACCAGCGTAAAATATACCGAAGGACTTGCTTCGAGCCTCGATGTGCTCAACACCCACAACCAATACCTCAATGCACAAACCCAATACATCAATGCAACCCTCGACCTGCTTAACAAAGCCACCGAACTGGAAACATTGCTGGCAAAACCCTGA
- a CDS encoding 4Fe-4S dicluster domain-containing protein — MLKQILFGISLLVTLGVFAYTMRQLFYNFRFTKPKKLTDFGQRLLVTFKVAILQSKIMRFPFAGVLHALVFWGFIVILFGSIEMVFDGLAGTERMFSFLGGFYDFLTGAGDVFAFIILISILIFLARRLFFRVQRFYGVEMKPVSKADANLALSFILLLMVSLLGMNTFYLLDASAAGRPLVGNYPVSERIATLFQGMSPEQLHFWHEFNWWFHILLIFVFANVLPYSKHFHVFMSVPNVFVSRIEPLGVVDNMDSITREVKLMLDPSLAADAPADAPPSRFGVADAEDVTWVNYMNALSCTECGRCTAVCPANITGKLLSPRKIMMDLRARMKEKGPGLAKNGLQYDDGKALIGSYISEEELWACTMCNACAMECPVNIHQPSLILDMRRYLVLEKSAAPGGLNAAFTNIENNGAPWQFSPYDRLKWAEDLSMNNID; from the coding sequence ATGCTCAAGCAAATTCTGTTTGGAATATCGCTGCTTGTCACACTGGGTGTTTTTGCCTACACCATGCGGCAGTTGTTTTATAATTTTCGTTTTACAAAGCCCAAAAAGCTCACCGACTTTGGTCAGAGGCTGCTGGTCACCTTTAAGGTGGCCATTCTGCAAAGCAAGATCATGCGCTTTCCTTTTGCCGGCGTTTTACATGCGCTGGTTTTCTGGGGATTTATCGTGATTTTGTTTGGCAGCATCGAGATGGTGTTCGACGGGCTGGCAGGCACCGAGCGGATGTTTTCGTTTCTGGGCGGGTTTTACGATTTTCTCACCGGAGCGGGAGATGTTTTTGCCTTTATCATACTGATTAGCATTCTCATCTTTCTGGCCCGCAGGTTGTTTTTCAGGGTTCAGCGTTTTTACGGGGTCGAAATGAAGCCGGTTTCCAAAGCCGATGCCAATCTTGCCCTGAGTTTTATTCTGCTCCTGATGGTGAGCCTGCTTGGAATGAATACTTTTTATCTGCTTGATGCCTCTGCGGCAGGTCGTCCGCTTGTCGGCAACTATCCTGTGAGCGAACGGATTGCAACATTGTTTCAGGGCATGAGTCCGGAACAGCTGCATTTCTGGCACGAGTTCAACTGGTGGTTTCATATCCTCTTGATTTTTGTGTTTGCCAATGTGCTGCCCTATTCCAAGCATTTTCATGTGTTCATGTCGGTGCCCAATGTGTTTGTGAGCCGTATTGAGCCTTTGGGTGTGGTTGACAATATGGACAGCATTACCCGCGAGGTGAAGCTCATGCTCGATCCCTCGCTGGCTGCCGATGCTCCGGCTGATGCGCCTCCTTCGCGTTTTGGAGTGGCTGACGCAGAGGATGTGACATGGGTCAACTACATGAACGCCCTCTCGTGCACCGAGTGCGGCCGATGCACAGCAGTTTGTCCGGCCAATATCACCGGAAAACTGCTCTCGCCCCGCAAGATCATGATGGATTTGCGGGCAAGAATGAAAGAAAAAGGCCCCGGACTGGCAAAGAACGGATTGCAGTACGACGATGGCAAGGCATTGATTGGCAGCTATATCAGCGAAGAAGAACTCTGGGCCTGCACCATGTGCAATGCCTGTGCTATGGAATGTCCGGTCAATATTCACCAGCCCTCGCTGATCCTCGATATGCGCCGGTACCTGGTGCTCGAAAAGTCGGCAGCCCCCGGCGGACTCAACGCCGCTTTCACCAATATTGAAAACAACGGGGCGCCCTGGCAGTTTTCGCCTTACGACAGGTTGAAATGGGCCGAAGACCTCAGTATGAACAACATTGACTAA
- a CDS encoding (Fe-S)-binding protein has protein sequence MDNKINIKVPVMAEVVSAGHQPEWLFWVGSAGAFDDRYRKVTREFVKLLTYLKVDYAVLGTEESDSGDVARRAGNEMLFQMQALTNIQLLNGYGVKKIVTCCPHDYNTLKHEYPVLGGKYEVWHHSQFLQKFIDEGRIKVKSTPFEGKTIVFHDPCYLGRANNEYEAPRAVLDILPVAKVEMKRNRSKALCCGAGGGQMFKEAEKGHKEVFIERTEEAIATGADIIATACPFCMVMMSDGIKYKNQEERMKNYDIAELLSLSLGL, from the coding sequence ATGGACAACAAGATCAACATAAAGGTGCCTGTGATGGCCGAAGTAGTTTCAGCAGGGCACCAGCCTGAATGGCTCTTCTGGGTAGGATCGGCCGGAGCATTCGACGATCGTTACCGCAAGGTGACACGCGAATTTGTCAAACTGCTTACTTACCTGAAGGTGGATTATGCCGTGCTGGGAACAGAAGAAAGCGACAGCGGCGATGTGGCCCGGCGTGCAGGCAACGAGATGCTTTTTCAGATGCAGGCACTCACCAACATACAGCTGCTCAATGGCTATGGGGTGAAAAAGATTGTGACCTGCTGCCCGCACGACTACAACACGCTCAAACACGAGTATCCGGTGCTTGGGGGCAAGTACGAAGTGTGGCATCACAGCCAGTTCCTGCAGAAATTTATTGACGAGGGTCGCATCAAAGTTAAAAGCACCCCATTTGAGGGCAAGACCATCGTTTTTCATGATCCGTGCTATCTCGGAAGGGCCAACAACGAATACGAAGCGCCCCGGGCGGTGCTCGACATCCTGCCGGTGGCTAAAGTAGAGATGAAGCGCAACCGCAGCAAAGCCTTATGTTGTGGAGCAGGCGGAGGGCAGATGTTTAAAGAAGCTGAGAAGGGTCACAAGGAAGTCTTCATCGAGCGCACGGAGGAGGCGATAGCCACCGGAGCCGATATCATTGCCACGGCCTGCCCTTTCTGCATGGTGATGATGAGCGACGGCATCAAATACAAAAATCAGGAAGAGCGGATGAAGAATTACGACATTGCCGAGTTGCTTAGCCTGAGCCTGGGGCTTTAA
- a CDS encoding CvpA family protein, whose translation MIDTIIFILLALSAIGGYRNGLISEVTSLLALLLGFVAAYYFSGITAEFLTEIMGIGGRFLSILAFIVTLILVMMLIIGLGKLIEKFTESLMLGFFNRLTGALFGLLKGALILSLLIMLLNFLKISDHLIPSERRQSSMLYPRIEAFAPLVLKRTGAEKYIPENLRPEEDEKDDNAASETVII comes from the coding sequence ATGATCGACACCATAATATTTATCTTGCTTGCCCTCAGTGCAATAGGTGGCTACCGCAACGGGCTCATCTCTGAGGTGACCTCCTTGCTTGCTTTGTTGCTTGGCTTTGTGGCTGCCTACTACTTCTCGGGCATCACAGCCGAGTTCCTGACTGAAATTATGGGAATCGGCGGGCGATTTCTTTCCATTCTGGCCTTCATCGTTACCCTGATCCTGGTGATGATGCTTATCATAGGATTAGGAAAACTGATTGAAAAATTCACCGAAAGTCTGATGCTGGGCTTTTTCAATCGTCTCACCGGAGCTTTGTTTGGCCTGCTCAAGGGCGCACTGATCCTGAGCCTGCTAATCATGCTGCTCAACTTTTTGAAGATTTCCGATCACCTCATCCCGTCAGAAAGGCGACAAAGCTCAATGCTTTATCCGCGCATCGAAGCCTTTGCCCCACTGGTACTCAAACGCACCGGGGCAGAAAAGTACATACCCGAAAACCTGCGTCCGGAGGAAGATGAAAAAGATGATAACGCTGCCTCCGAAACGGTTATCATCTGA
- a CDS encoding ATP-binding cassette domain-containing protein, with translation MIEINKVSKAFGEKVVLKKISTSFEQGKTNLIIGQSGSGKTVLMKCCIGLIEPDEGEITFNERPFSSLREKRKREIRKEMGVLFQGGALFDSLTVEENVMFPLNLFTNMSLEEKRERVNFCLNRVNLVNVNHLYPSEISGGMMKRVAIARAISNNPKYLFCDEPNSGLDPKTAEIIDHLISEITEEYNITTVINTHDMNSVLQIGQRINFLYKGELWWTGDKNSILHTSNPELNEFVFSTELTRRLK, from the coding sequence ATGATCGAAATCAACAAAGTGAGCAAAGCCTTTGGTGAAAAGGTGGTGCTCAAAAAAATCAGCACCTCTTTCGAACAGGGCAAAACCAATCTTATCATTGGTCAAAGCGGCTCGGGCAAGACAGTGCTGATGAAATGCTGCATCGGCCTCATCGAACCCGATGAAGGCGAGATCACCTTCAACGAGCGTCCTTTTTCGTCGCTACGCGAAAAACGCAAACGGGAAATCCGCAAGGAAATGGGGGTGCTTTTTCAGGGTGGGGCGCTCTTCGATTCGCTCACGGTGGAGGAAAACGTGATGTTTCCATTGAATTTGTTTACCAACATGAGCCTTGAGGAAAAACGCGAACGCGTCAACTTCTGCCTCAACCGCGTGAACCTGGTAAACGTCAACCATCTCTACCCTTCCGAAATCAGTGGGGGAATGATGAAAAGGGTGGCCATTGCCAGAGCCATCTCCAACAACCCGAAGTACCTGTTCTGCGACGAACCCAACTCGGGCCTTGACCCAAAGACGGCCGAAATCATCGACCACCTCATCAGCGAGATTACAGAAGAATACAACATCACCACCGTTATCAACACACACGACATGAACTCGGTGCTGCAGATCGGTCAGCGCATCAACTTCCTTTACAAAGGCGAGCTGTGGTGGACGGGCGACAAAAACAGCATTTTGCACACAAGCAACCCTGAGCTGAATGAGTTTGTCTTTAGTACTGAATTGACACGGCGCTTAAAATGA
- a CDS encoding ABC transporter permease has protein sequence MLITGTLQTIGEYVLLMFETFKRPDKGPVFRRQLLVEIIGLGVDSIGLVVLMSVFTGAIVALQTAYNIDSPFIPLSMVGYTTRQLMVLEFSPTIISIILAGKVGSRIASEIGTMRVTEQIDALRVMGVNPANFLILPKITASMLFNPVLITFSMAVGIWGGWAACVVTGLVSSVDYVEGLRGWFEPFTVTYAFIKTLVFAFIITSVSGFLGYTVKGGSVEVGRNSTRAVVISSVLIIGFDLLLTQLLLV, from the coding sequence ATGTTGATTACGGGAACATTACAAACCATTGGGGAATATGTGCTGCTGATGTTCGAAACCTTCAAGCGTCCGGACAAGGGACCGGTTTTCCGACGTCAGTTGCTGGTCGAGATCATCGGCCTGGGGGTCGATTCGATTGGTTTGGTGGTTCTTATGTCAGTATTCACCGGGGCTATCGTGGCATTGCAAACAGCCTACAACATCGACTCGCCTTTCATCCCGCTGAGTATGGTTGGCTACACCACACGCCAGCTGATGGTGCTCGAGTTTTCGCCCACCATCATCAGTATTATCCTTGCGGGCAAAGTCGGGTCGCGCATTGCTTCGGAAATAGGGACCATGCGAGTGACCGAACAAATCGATGCCCTCAGGGTGATGGGTGTGAATCCGGCCAACTTTCTGATTCTTCCAAAGATCACCGCCAGCATGCTTTTCAACCCGGTGCTCATCACTTTCAGCATGGCTGTGGGCATATGGGGCGGCTGGGCCGCATGTGTGGTTACCGGGCTGGTCAGCTCGGTGGACTACGTGGAAGGTCTCCGCGGCTGGTTTGAGCCTTTCACGGTTACCTATGCCTTCATCAAGACCCTCGTTTTTGCTTTCATCATCACTTCCGTATCCGGTTTTCTGGGTTATACCGTAAAAGGCGGCTCGGTCGAAGTGGGCCGCAACAGCACTCGTGCCGTGGTTATCAGCAGTGTGCTTATCATTGGTTTCGACTTGTTGCTCACCCAACTCCTGCTGGTATGA